The following coding sequences lie in one Mycobacterium sp. 050128 genomic window:
- a CDS encoding sensor histidine kinase, whose product MPGDHQRVVDLRAQQVVPDIGRTLWLGTLLQFGLRSVLIVLVVATLLLEPPDHYEWVCVTIPLVYVVVLGCWTAWTLRRRAPTTTSTKTLVPLLMLTADVTMVSVLSILAGVTSPQDWTSDVMRNGFFLIPLIAAAQLDPKISAAVAIPTLSVFVLTCWITRSANQEPWASILLSSFVLAALAGGSVVLSFIQRSRVDMIADLARQRRQLLEELLEVERHERQAISERLHDGALQYILVARQDIEDVREGSADAADRVASALAECSGLLRDVVRELHPDVLVRMGLKSALAALAASLGSRAGLSVDFDAASWPDGLRTEADDVLYNAAREASNNVIKHARAQNIRIELQHCDGLASLRVADDGVGISEAAIARKADEGHIGMTSMRARVLASGGQLDVRSTSPGTELAISIPLRQARHLTAA is encoded by the coding sequence ATGCCCGGAGATCATCAGCGTGTGGTCGACCTGCGCGCGCAACAGGTTGTACCGGACATCGGGCGGACGTTATGGCTAGGCACTCTGCTGCAGTTCGGATTGCGCTCGGTGCTGATCGTCTTGGTCGTTGCGACGTTGTTGCTGGAGCCGCCGGACCATTACGAGTGGGTCTGTGTGACCATCCCGCTGGTGTACGTGGTCGTCCTCGGATGCTGGACTGCGTGGACGCTGCGACGTCGGGCGCCCACGACGACGTCCACCAAGACGCTGGTACCACTGCTGATGTTGACCGCCGACGTCACGATGGTTTCTGTCCTGTCGATACTCGCCGGTGTGACGTCCCCGCAGGACTGGACATCGGACGTGATGAGGAATGGCTTCTTCCTGATTCCATTGATCGCGGCTGCGCAGCTGGATCCCAAGATCAGTGCGGCCGTGGCGATTCCGACTTTGTCCGTATTCGTTCTGACGTGCTGGATCACTAGGTCGGCCAACCAGGAGCCGTGGGCGTCGATCCTGCTGAGCTCTTTCGTCTTGGCAGCGTTGGCCGGCGGATCGGTTGTCCTGTCGTTCATCCAGCGGTCCAGAGTAGACATGATCGCGGACTTGGCGCGGCAGCGGCGCCAGCTGTTGGAAGAGTTGCTGGAAGTGGAAAGGCATGAGCGGCAGGCAATTTCAGAACGTCTGCACGATGGCGCCCTGCAGTACATCTTGGTTGCGCGCCAAGACATCGAGGACGTGCGAGAAGGCTCAGCCGATGCCGCGGACCGGGTGGCATCCGCGCTCGCCGAATGTTCGGGGCTACTGCGCGACGTGGTCCGCGAACTGCATCCGGACGTGCTGGTGCGGATGGGATTGAAATCGGCCCTCGCGGCCCTCGCCGCAAGTCTTGGTTCCCGGGCGGGGCTGAGCGTTGATTTCGACGCGGCCAGTTGGCCCGATGGCCTGCGCACCGAGGCCGACGACGTGCTGTACAACGCTGCACGCGAGGCGTCCAACAATGTCATCAAACATGCACGGGCGCAAAATATTCGGATCGAATTACAACACTGCGACGGGTTAGCATCGCTGCGTGTTGCCGATGACGGAGTGGGTATCTCGGAGGCTGCGATCGCGCGGAAGGCCGACGAGGGTCACATCGGAATGACGTCGATGCGCGCGAGAGTGCTTGCGTCCGGCGGACAGCTCGACGTCCGCTCGACATCTCCCGGAACCGAACTCGCCATCTCCATACCCCTACGGCAGGCACGGCATCTCACCGCGGCCTGA
- the pstS gene encoding phosphate ABC transporter substrate-binding protein PstS, translating to MKCRALIAAAVMLLAAACGSNSTGGSGSTAATSGNLATAPPTSDVTLSETGSNNLYPLMSSWAGVFHSKYPNVTINTDSALSGVGIAQAAAGAVNIGASDAYLSDADIAAHQGLMNIAMAVSSVHVNYNLPGVTRHLKLNGKVLAAMYQGTIKSWNDPQIAAINPEVKLPAIPVVPLHRSDGQSSDTFLFTQYLAKQDPDGWGQSPGFGTTVNFPTVPNAVGAAGQSGMLGGCVKSPGCVAYIGTRFYDDAMEKGLGDAQLGNASGNFVLASPQSVDTEALGFVSQTPANEAISLVNGPAPDGYPIVGYEYAVVYSKQKDPAVAQTIRSFLHWAVTAGSSPRYLRRPHLYAQPLPGAVVKLSDAQIATITS from the coding sequence ATGAAGTGTCGTGCGCTTATTGCGGCGGCGGTGATGCTGCTCGCGGCGGCATGCGGGTCGAATTCGACAGGCGGTTCAGGCAGCACCGCGGCCACCTCCGGCAATCTCGCCACCGCGCCCCCGACGTCGGACGTGACCTTGTCGGAGACCGGTTCCAACAATCTCTACCCGCTGATGAGCTCGTGGGCCGGGGTCTTTCACTCGAAATACCCCAACGTCACGATCAATACCGACAGCGCCCTATCCGGTGTCGGCATCGCCCAAGCCGCTGCCGGCGCGGTGAACATCGGCGCCTCAGACGCCTACTTGTCCGATGCCGACATCGCCGCGCACCAGGGCCTGATGAACATCGCGATGGCGGTTTCCTCCGTGCACGTCAACTACAACCTGCCCGGTGTCACCAGGCACCTCAAGCTCAATGGCAAAGTACTGGCAGCCATGTACCAGGGAACAATCAAATCCTGGAACGACCCGCAGATTGCCGCGATCAACCCTGAGGTAAAACTGCCGGCCATCCCGGTAGTTCCGCTGCACCGCTCCGACGGTCAAAGCAGCGACACTTTCCTCTTCACCCAGTACTTGGCTAAGCAAGACCCCGACGGTTGGGGTCAGTCGCCCGGCTTCGGCACCACCGTCAACTTTCCCACGGTGCCGAATGCGGTAGGCGCCGCGGGCCAATCAGGCATGTTGGGTGGCTGTGTAAAGTCTCCTGGCTGCGTGGCCTACATCGGCACCCGGTTCTACGACGACGCTATGGAGAAGGGGCTCGGCGACGCTCAATTGGGCAATGCCTCAGGCAATTTCGTGCTGGCCAGCCCCCAGAGCGTTGACACCGAAGCGTTGGGATTCGTCTCGCAGACACCGGCCAACGAGGCGATCTCACTGGTCAACGGACCCGCTCCGGACGGATACCCGATCGTCGGTTACGAATACGCGGTGGTCTACAGCAAGCAGAAGGATCCTGCCGTCGCGCAGACGATCCGGTCTTTCCTGCACTGGGCAGTCACCGCAGGCAGCTCGCCGAGATACCTGCGCAGGCCGCACCTCTACGCTCAGCCGCTGCCGGGCGCCGTGGTGAAGCTGTCTGACGCCCAGATCGCCACTATCACCAGCTAG
- a CDS encoding NHL repeat-containing protein → MTKTVLHQWWIGWTTAATIAAVALLAACSTSTAPQSISSAPKTGQPSSCAVNPSSVPMPSAESLRPVPAVGRISVALTGITSGIVKPGDAPAEVDVTLCNNSAVDYPKVGVVLVIERCSCATNPMGLPDGTVERFDPATGGWIEMDYPVIGTGMDYLGTFANVQALPKGKAVTLRYRVALNHSMTAGKGGVEATVVTPDPLVQIGKASLPFTVLKESTTPSSVSVPAGRQTLLPFPGLTYPRSIAVDGQSNVYVTDSWNDRVLRLAAGASEPTVLAFSGLKKPGGVAIDGAGDVFVADAATNRVLELVAGSNQQTVLPFAGLDHPGDVAVDGGRNVYVTDNKARVIKLASGSNEQTVLPFTGLRWPGGLAVDGAGNVFVFDPSNKRILKLPSGSDDQTVLSVGGQGGSIAVDPAGAVYLADGENKRVLKLPAGSHDETELPFTGLNGPTAVAADGAGNVYVLDRSGFGQVVKLAVG, encoded by the coding sequence ATGACGAAAACTGTTCTCCACCAATGGTGGATCGGCTGGACCACCGCGGCGACGATCGCGGCCGTGGCCCTCCTCGCCGCATGCTCGACGAGCACTGCGCCGCAGTCGATTTCGAGTGCACCGAAGACCGGTCAGCCCAGCAGTTGTGCGGTTAACCCGTCGTCGGTGCCGATGCCGAGTGCCGAATCCCTGCGACCGGTGCCGGCGGTGGGCCGAATCTCCGTCGCGCTGACCGGCATCACGTCGGGCATCGTCAAGCCGGGCGACGCGCCGGCGGAGGTCGACGTGACGCTGTGCAACAACTCGGCGGTTGACTACCCGAAGGTCGGCGTCGTGCTGGTGATCGAGCGCTGCAGCTGCGCGACCAACCCGATGGGTCTCCCCGACGGCACCGTCGAACGCTTTGACCCGGCGACTGGGGGCTGGATCGAGATGGACTATCCGGTCATCGGAACGGGCATGGATTACCTCGGCACCTTCGCGAATGTCCAGGCTTTACCGAAGGGCAAGGCCGTCACGCTGCGATACCGTGTGGCGCTCAACCATTCGATGACCGCGGGTAAGGGCGGCGTGGAAGCAACGGTGGTCACGCCGGATCCCCTTGTCCAGATCGGCAAAGCGAGCCTGCCCTTCACCGTCTTGAAGGAGTCGACGACTCCGTCGAGTGTCTCCGTTCCGGCGGGCAGACAAACGCTGCTGCCCTTCCCGGGTCTCACCTATCCGCGCAGCATCGCGGTCGACGGGCAGAGCAACGTCTATGTCACCGACTCGTGGAACGACCGCGTGCTGAGGTTGGCGGCTGGGGCAAGCGAACCGACGGTGTTGGCGTTCAGCGGCCTCAAGAAGCCCGGCGGCGTGGCGATAGACGGCGCCGGTGACGTGTTCGTGGCCGATGCGGCCACCAACCGGGTGCTGGAGCTAGTGGCCGGATCCAACCAACAGACGGTGCTGCCGTTCGCCGGCCTGGACCATCCCGGCGATGTCGCGGTGGATGGCGGCAGGAATGTCTACGTCACCGACAACAAGGCGCGAGTCATCAAGCTGGCGAGCGGATCCAACGAGCAGACCGTGTTGCCGTTCACGGGCCTGCGGTGGCCCGGTGGCTTGGCGGTGGACGGCGCGGGCAACGTTTTCGTCTTCGACCCCAGCAACAAGCGGATTCTCAAGCTGCCCAGCGGTTCTGATGACCAGACCGTGCTGTCGGTCGGCGGCCAGGGCGGCTCCATTGCGGTGGACCCCGCCGGTGCTGTGTACCTCGCCGACGGTGAGAACAAGCGGGTGCTGAAATTGCCGGCGGGGTCGCATGACGAGACCGAGCTGCCGTTCACCGGTCTCAACGGGCCGACCGCCGTGGCGGCCGATGGTGCCGGCAACGTGTACGTCCTCGACCGCAGCGGCTTTGGCCAGGTCGTCAAATTGGCGGTGGGCTGA
- a CDS encoding SIR2 family protein, which yields MPTKDRKIELLNKQIEAANDGHPEDIAEWRFRTETLLRRTVGEGSPALTAFRSISFSWISWGDPIDQTQARQRDAVMRAVMCLKSAVAELELQEGMSKDRKIELLNQQIEAANDGRPDDLAEWRMRTETVLRYTVGEGSLALTKFRDISYGRITFDNEDPADIQRDGVLKAIGYLRSAIEEVDLLDDEPPSRPAIEQLGRSMVYRTFADLVMDLDKRRGLAEKPPVLLLGAGASLQAGVGAMPELYKFFNCKDFEEFAEYIDTLSESERYRYLAKFLQNESFPDDITAGYQALATLLANKYFDLVLTTNGDPLLDDALSAARLWRRDYIVLVNGLIRPERMELPLREPSPRVKIVKLHGDLFSRLMAWTVDEMDRFLSESWDILEEAVAGRDFLVIGYSLRDEKVLELVKSAGGSVWFLHHEKVPDHLKNIHKEIEYFRAVVDSKCRFEEFFPALAEALGEAVPTKPLEAAKLELSSVVIVDAGAQTIDDLTSATFGIAGPDGVLKASAFLLEEPRVILCDRSASDLHIDDGNAILIDSNGNSFSTREIAVNSNSPFGPTVLEAPGHLRAPGLRLATGRLQLGAAVQMLVAAGAVTGISSGRVTALDASIRIAEIGEVGGLVELDGFVAPGASGAPVVDETLSVCGFVVATNADPEVPRSFAYPPEHWASFVRRSAPGRSTSGE from the coding sequence ATGCCGACCAAGGACCGGAAGATCGAGCTCCTCAATAAGCAGATTGAGGCAGCGAACGACGGTCACCCCGAGGACATCGCGGAGTGGCGATTTAGGACAGAGACCCTGCTCAGGCGCACAGTCGGCGAAGGAAGCCCTGCGCTCACAGCCTTCCGATCGATTAGCTTCAGCTGGATAAGTTGGGGCGATCCGATCGACCAAACACAGGCGCGACAGCGTGACGCCGTGATGCGGGCGGTGATGTGTCTTAAGTCCGCCGTCGCCGAACTCGAGCTCCAAGAAGGCATGTCGAAGGACCGGAAGATCGAATTACTCAACCAACAGATCGAGGCAGCGAACGACGGTCGCCCGGATGACTTGGCGGAGTGGCGAATGAGGACGGAGACAGTGCTTCGATACACAGTCGGCGAAGGCAGCCTCGCACTCACGAAGTTCCGCGACATCAGCTATGGCCGGATAACTTTTGACAACGAAGATCCGGCGGATATCCAACGCGATGGCGTGTTAAAGGCGATCGGGTACCTGCGTTCCGCAATCGAAGAAGTTGACCTCCTCGACGACGAACCGCCGTCGAGGCCGGCAATCGAGCAGCTCGGTAGGAGCATGGTTTATCGAACTTTTGCCGACCTAGTCATGGACCTGGACAAGCGGCGCGGCCTCGCCGAGAAACCACCGGTACTGCTCCTTGGCGCGGGCGCGTCGCTGCAGGCCGGCGTCGGCGCGATGCCTGAGCTCTACAAATTCTTCAATTGCAAGGACTTCGAAGAGTTCGCCGAGTACATCGATACGCTGAGCGAATCCGAGCGCTACCGCTATCTCGCCAAATTTCTGCAGAACGAGAGCTTTCCGGACGACATCACTGCGGGCTATCAGGCTCTCGCCACGTTGTTGGCAAACAAGTACTTCGACCTCGTGCTGACGACGAACGGGGATCCGTTGCTCGACGATGCGCTGTCCGCGGCGCGCCTCTGGCGACGCGACTACATAGTTCTCGTCAACGGGCTAATCCGGCCGGAGCGCATGGAACTTCCGCTACGTGAACCGAGTCCGCGCGTGAAGATCGTGAAGCTGCACGGCGATCTGTTCTCACGGTTGATGGCTTGGACCGTCGATGAGATGGACAGGTTCCTCAGCGAAAGTTGGGACATTCTCGAAGAGGCAGTCGCGGGTCGCGACTTCCTCGTGATCGGTTACAGCCTGCGTGACGAGAAAGTGCTCGAGCTCGTGAAGTCAGCCGGCGGTTCGGTGTGGTTCTTGCATCATGAGAAGGTGCCGGATCATTTGAAAAATATTCATAAGGAGATCGAGTACTTCCGCGCCGTAGTCGATTCCAAGTGCAGGTTCGAGGAATTTTTCCCCGCGCTCGCGGAGGCGTTAGGCGAAGCAGTGCCGACAAAGCCCTTGGAAGCCGCCAAGTTAGAGCTGAGTTCAGTAGTGATAGTCGATGCAGGCGCACAGACTATCGACGATTTGACGTCCGCGACTTTCGGCATCGCGGGCCCCGACGGCGTACTGAAGGCGAGCGCGTTTCTACTCGAGGAACCACGGGTGATCCTGTGCGACCGCTCTGCAAGCGATCTGCACATCGACGACGGCAACGCAATTCTCATTGATTCCAACGGTAATTCGTTCAGCACCCGCGAAATCGCCGTCAACTCAAACAGTCCTTTTGGCCCGACAGTGCTGGAAGCGCCGGGTCACCTGCGCGCGCCAGGTCTGAGGCTCGCGACCGGCCGTTTACAGCTCGGCGCCGCAGTGCAGATGCTCGTCGCTGCGGGCGCGGTAACCGGCATCAGTTCCGGCAGGGTCACGGCTCTAGACGCCTCGATACGCATCGCCGAGATTGGAGAAGTGGGTGGTCTTGTCGAGCTGGACGGTTTTGTTGCCCCGGGCGCCTCGGGTGCGCCTGTTGTCGACGAAACGTTGTCTGTGTGCGGGTTCGTTGTGGCCACGAACGCCGATCCGGAAGTTCCGCGCTCGTTCGCTTACCCGCCGGAGCACTGGGCATCGTTCGTTCGAAGGAGCGCGCCTGGCAGATCGACCAGCGGCGAGTGA
- a CDS encoding RsiV family protein, which translates to MRGLVALTVAVGIPRPRTAGSVMVMSYRGALITVVAAAVIASAAGCGTSRIAQQTTSTASSAAVTTSVVVQGQSAWSGLHGTIGADLYCHVHGTTSAPNIEMSFPLDYPDMSPVTDFLKRNRDEFLDWVTKFGPSDGRGRPYEYHVTAMTFRSGPADSGTQSLVLKIDNDTGFAHEGHPNTTFRSFNFDLGKRVPITFDTLFKPATKPLEVLNPIVARQFNAPTADLDETTYQNFAMTNEAVIFFFGQDQVVQDNGGPHKITVPRSELASLLA; encoded by the coding sequence ATGCGTGGCCTTGTTGCCCTCACCGTGGCGGTCGGAATTCCGCGTCCTCGAACTGCCGGTTCGGTGATGGTGATGTCGTATCGGGGCGCGCTGATCACGGTCGTGGCCGCGGCCGTGATCGCGAGTGCAGCGGGGTGCGGCACGTCGCGTATCGCACAACAGACCACGTCGACAGCGTCGTCTGCGGCGGTAACCACATCGGTTGTGGTGCAAGGGCAATCGGCGTGGTCAGGGCTGCACGGAACCATTGGTGCCGACCTATATTGCCATGTCCATGGTACGACCTCGGCCCCCAATATCGAGATGAGTTTCCCTCTTGACTACCCGGACATGTCGCCGGTGACCGACTTCCTAAAGCGTAACCGCGATGAATTCCTCGACTGGGTCACCAAATTCGGCCCCTCGGATGGGCGTGGTCGGCCATACGAGTACCACGTCACCGCCATGACATTCCGTTCCGGGCCGGCGGACTCAGGCACCCAAAGCCTGGTGCTCAAAATCGACAACGACACCGGTTTCGCCCATGAAGGCCACCCCAACACCACATTCCGATCGTTCAACTTCGACCTCGGCAAGCGCGTCCCGATCACCTTCGACACGCTGTTCAAGCCCGCGACGAAACCGCTGGAGGTGCTCAACCCGATCGTCGCGCGCCAATTCAACGCGCCGACAGCCGATCTCGACGAGACGACGTACCAAAACTTCGCAATGACGAACGAAGCGGTGATCTTCTTCTTCGGCCAAGACCAAGTGGTGCAGGACAACGGCGGGCCACACAAAATCACAGTGCCCCGATCCGAACTGGCGTCGCTACTTGCCTAA